From Halostagnicola kamekurae, the proteins below share one genomic window:
- the folP gene encoding dihydropteroate synthase has translation MEYHESVDYLESLQRRRPKLGTETTAALLTHLDRPQADLDCVQIAGSNGKGSTACMLERILRDAGLDVGLYTSPDLNDLRERVQINGRKIPKQRVREFVAEIDDRVERLREADDTPTYFEVLTALALHHFATENVDVAVLEVGIGGRYDATSAVDPVASAVTSVSLEHTDILGDTIEEIARDKAQVAPADAPLVTGASGAALEAIRSETDAITVGSDVADVVAREHGLASPIESEISIAGPKWSLETRLPLVGPHQATNAGVAATLADQVAGVDPGSIERGLRDAHWPGRFEVMSTAPLAILDGAHNPGACETLASLVDRYSFDDLHLVFGAMREKDHRGMATALPSPDGLYLCEPDVPRAENAAALAAAFDDRTATIDCAESVLEATERALSAADEDDCVLVTGSLYAVAEARDRWTRLQIPKRTDTAEQARDVLTSAAVSAETAESVADETVHRTIKTYLRGPQAERVERVFEAIGGTCVRSDAETADRRVATVLSGTSSQFRELLTKLSDSDHGLAHVAAQLRRVIDDDRVDDRADRDRYPWDRTPAVMGILNVTPDSFHDGGEYDRVPEAVRRAREMAGNGADIIDVGGESTRPGAEPVSIAEEIDRVIPVIERVADLGLDVPISVDTRKAAVADAALEAGADIVNDVSGLEDPEMRFVAADHDASLVVMHSLETPVDPDRTATYDDVVEDVLHELTETVLLAERAGLDREQIVVDPGLGFGKDPAESLELAARIDELRALGCPVMIGHSQKSMFNRVGCEPEKRLPPTLAVTTMAAERGADVIRVHDVPENAAAVRTVRTADRRY, from the coding sequence ATGGAGTATCACGAGTCGGTCGACTACCTCGAGTCGCTACAGCGGCGTCGACCCAAGCTCGGAACGGAAACGACCGCCGCGTTGCTCACGCATCTCGACCGGCCCCAAGCAGACCTCGACTGCGTCCAGATCGCCGGGTCGAACGGGAAGGGGAGCACCGCATGTATGCTCGAACGGATTCTTCGCGACGCCGGACTCGACGTCGGCCTCTATACGTCGCCTGATCTAAACGATCTGCGCGAACGAGTCCAGATCAACGGCCGGAAAATTCCGAAACAGCGGGTCCGCGAGTTTGTCGCCGAAATCGACGACCGTGTCGAACGGCTCCGCGAGGCAGACGATACGCCGACCTACTTCGAGGTTCTCACGGCGCTTGCGCTCCACCACTTCGCAACTGAGAACGTTGACGTCGCCGTCCTTGAGGTCGGCATCGGCGGCCGATACGACGCGACGAGCGCCGTCGATCCCGTCGCGAGCGCCGTGACCAGCGTCTCGCTGGAGCACACTGACATCCTCGGCGACACGATCGAGGAAATCGCCCGCGACAAGGCACAGGTCGCGCCAGCCGATGCGCCGCTGGTGACCGGCGCGTCGGGAGCGGCCCTCGAGGCGATTCGTTCGGAGACGGACGCGATTACCGTCGGAAGCGACGTCGCTGACGTGGTCGCCCGCGAGCACGGGCTGGCATCGCCGATCGAGAGCGAGATTTCGATCGCGGGACCGAAGTGGTCGCTCGAGACGAGGCTGCCGCTCGTTGGCCCCCATCAGGCGACCAACGCCGGCGTCGCGGCGACGCTGGCCGATCAGGTCGCCGGCGTCGATCCGGGGTCGATCGAACGCGGTCTTCGCGACGCCCACTGGCCGGGTCGGTTCGAAGTCATGTCGACTGCGCCGCTCGCGATCCTCGACGGCGCGCACAATCCGGGTGCCTGCGAGACGCTCGCCTCGCTCGTCGACCGATACTCGTTCGACGATCTTCACCTCGTCTTCGGTGCGATGCGGGAGAAGGATCACCGAGGAATGGCGACGGCGTTGCCGTCCCCCGACGGGCTCTATCTTTGTGAGCCGGACGTGCCCCGAGCCGAGAACGCGGCCGCCCTGGCGGCCGCGTTCGACGATCGCACGGCGACGATCGACTGCGCCGAGTCCGTTCTCGAGGCGACCGAGCGGGCGCTATCGGCGGCCGACGAAGACGATTGCGTCCTCGTCACCGGCTCGCTGTACGCGGTCGCCGAAGCGCGCGACCGGTGGACGCGGCTCCAGATCCCGAAGCGGACGGACACCGCGGAGCAGGCGCGGGACGTGCTCACGAGCGCGGCCGTCAGCGCGGAGACCGCCGAGTCCGTCGCGGACGAGACCGTCCACCGAACGATAAAGACCTATCTGCGCGGTCCGCAGGCCGAGCGAGTCGAACGGGTATTCGAGGCGATCGGCGGAACGTGCGTCCGTTCGGACGCCGAGACAGCCGATCGCCGCGTCGCGACGGTCCTCTCCGGGACGTCGTCGCAGTTCCGAGAGCTGCTCACGAAACTGTCAGACTCCGACCACGGTCTCGCACACGTCGCCGCCCAACTCCGGCGAGTGATAGACGACGACCGCGTCGACGACCGAGCTGATCGCGATCGGTATCCGTGGGATCGAACCCCTGCGGTCATGGGCATCCTGAACGTGACGCCAGACAGTTTTCACGACGGGGGCGAGTACGATCGCGTGCCGGAGGCGGTCCGCCGAGCCCGCGAGATGGCCGGCAACGGCGCGGATATCATCGACGTTGGCGGCGAGAGCACACGTCCCGGCGCCGAGCCGGTTTCGATTGCCGAGGAGATCGACCGCGTCATCCCGGTCATCGAACGCGTCGCGGATCTGGGCCTAGACGTCCCGATCTCGGTCGACACGCGGAAAGCGGCGGTCGCCGACGCCGCCCTCGAGGCGGGCGCCGACATCGTCAACGACGTCTCCGGACTCGAGGACCCGGAGATGCGCTTCGTCGCGGCCGACCACGACGCGTCGCTCGTCGTCATGCACAGCCTCGAGACGCCCGTCGATCCCGATCGGACCGCCACCTACGATGACGTCGTCGAAGACGTCCTTCACGAACTCACGGAGACGGTGTTGCTCGCGGAACGCGCGGGACTCGATCGGGAGCAGATCGTCGTCGACCCCGGGCTCGGCTTTGGAAAGGACCCTGCCGAAAGCCTGGAACTGGCTGCCAGGATCGACGAGTTGCGCGCGTTGGGGTGTCCCGTCATGATTGGCCATTCTCAGAAGTCGATGTTCAATCGCGTCGGCTGTGAACCCGAGAAGCGATTACCGCCGACGCTCGCTGTGACGACTATGGCGGCCGAACGCGGCGCCGACGTCATCAGAGTTCACGACGTCCCGGAAAACGCCGCTGCGGTTCGGACGGTCCGCACGGCGGACAGACGATACTGA
- a CDS encoding helix-turn-helix domain-containing protein, producing the protein MPITVKAYAEHDKLALVPTLQSVDGIEIEVITQANTDPDSDVFPFLIKYDDRDKLERHLNSDPTVDSYELVDANDDMFIYYIEHPDETILLSRILTEVNGFMLRTETRRRGWFVQLQLPDREALNTIWEYAEGCEMKFELIEVHGSTGAKEDISFGLTDEQIEALQAAYRCGYFNEPRDTALSGVADEVGVSSTAMSGRLRRGMRNLISAALMDIDSD; encoded by the coding sequence ATGCCTATCACCGTAAAAGCCTACGCCGAACACGATAAACTCGCTCTGGTCCCGACGTTACAGAGCGTAGATGGTATCGAGATCGAAGTGATAACGCAGGCGAACACCGATCCGGATTCGGACGTTTTTCCGTTTCTCATCAAGTACGATGATCGCGACAAGTTAGAGCGTCACCTCAATTCCGATCCGACAGTTGATAGTTACGAACTCGTCGACGCGAACGACGATATGTTCATCTACTATATCGAACATCCGGACGAGACCATATTACTGAGTCGGATCCTCACGGAAGTGAACGGATTCATGTTACGTACGGAAACCAGGCGTCGCGGATGGTTCGTCCAGTTACAGCTCCCGGACCGAGAGGCGCTCAATACGATCTGGGAGTACGCCGAGGGGTGCGAGATGAAATTCGAACTCATCGAAGTACACGGGAGTACGGGAGCCAAAGAGGACATCTCGTTCGGACTGACGGACGAACAGATCGAAGCACTGCAAGCAGCATACAGGTGCGGGTACTTCAACGAACCTCGAGACACAGCTCTCAGCGGAGTTGCCGACGAGGTCGGCGTCTCCTCGACCGCGATGAGCGGTCGGCTTCGACGCGGGATGAGAAACTTGATCTCTGCGGCGTTGATGGACATAGATTCCGACTGA
- a CDS encoding DUF4177 domain-containing protein yields the protein MVNQTMNDRWEYETLRVPRGETKKEATDPKAELNELAAQGWRLVETIDYTGGGTKYLVFERSAQSSVDNTENSS from the coding sequence ATGGTGAACCAGACCATGAACGATCGCTGGGAGTATGAGACACTTCGAGTACCCCGCGGAGAAACCAAAAAGGAGGCGACGGATCCAAAGGCAGAGTTGAATGAGCTCGCTGCTCAGGGATGGCGACTCGTCGAGACAATCGACTACACTGGCGGTGGGACCAAGTACCTCGTATTCGAGCGGTCAGCTCAGTCTTCTGTCGACAATACGGAGAACTCGTCATGA